From the genome of Phytohabitans rumicis, one region includes:
- a CDS encoding carboxymuconolactone decarboxylase family protein, with amino-acid sequence MAHIDLGVDEKEFPGITGPMRFRPETAKPLNELAEVLLRGPHSLTPGERELIAAYVSGGNECGFCCASHSAFAAAQLDGGMPLVDQVRADADAAPISAKLRALLRIAGVVRVDGRSVTPELIAAARAEGATDLEIHDTVLIAAAFCMYNRYVDGLGTLQPEDPQRYVESAHRIVEYGYTASIG; translated from the coding sequence ATGGCACACATCGATCTGGGCGTGGACGAGAAGGAGTTTCCCGGGATCACCGGGCCGATGCGGTTCCGGCCGGAGACCGCCAAGCCGCTCAACGAGCTGGCCGAGGTGCTGCTGCGCGGGCCGCATTCGCTGACCCCCGGCGAACGCGAACTGATCGCGGCGTACGTGTCCGGCGGGAACGAGTGTGGCTTCTGCTGCGCCTCACACTCCGCCTTCGCCGCCGCCCAACTCGACGGCGGCATGCCCCTGGTGGACCAGGTACGCGCAGACGCCGACGCCGCACCGATCTCGGCCAAGCTCCGGGCCCTGCTCCGGATCGCCGGCGTGGTCCGCGTGGACGGCCGCTCGGTCACCCCGGAGCTCATCGCCGCCGCCCGGGCCGAGGGCGCCACCGACCTGGAGATCCACGACACCGTCCTGATCGCCGCGGCGTTCTGCATGTACAACCGGTACGTCGACGGGCTCGGCACGCTCCAGCCCGAAGACCCGCAACGGTACGTGGAAAGCGCCCACCGAATCGTAGAATACGGATATACCGCCTCGATCGGCTGA
- a CDS encoding cobalamin-independent methionine synthase II family protein, translating into MSLQTEPIGSIPRPPALLAGIADHAAGRIGHDTLDALYDDAVRDTITTFEALGSPVVTDGEQRKPSFATYPLVGLDGLAPDGAVIPFADGHTRQLPRLTAGPFRYATRSDSYLRAARRHASVPVKQSVIAPSALSLLYPQNGIHGYDREAFLDDLVDEAEADIRGALDGGAHTVQVDFTEGRLSIKLDPSKGVLDSFVALNNRVLDRFTPQERARIGVHTCPGGDQDSTHSADVDYTELLPSLFALRAGAFYVQLASEPDPERVLAAIAAHVRPDQRVFVGVTDPIDPIVETPEQVRDRVLRAAEHIPPDRLGTCDDCGFAPFGDDVSTSRDIAWAKIRARIEGTALAAEQLGA; encoded by the coding sequence ATGAGCCTCCAAACGGAACCGATTGGAAGCATTCCCCGACCCCCCGCTCTGCTCGCCGGCATCGCCGATCACGCCGCTGGCCGGATCGGGCACGACACCCTCGACGCCCTGTACGACGACGCCGTCCGCGACACGATCACGACGTTCGAGGCGCTCGGTTCACCCGTCGTGACCGACGGGGAGCAACGCAAGCCCAGCTTCGCGACGTACCCGCTGGTGGGCCTCGACGGGCTGGCGCCCGACGGCGCCGTCATCCCCTTCGCGGACGGCCACACGCGGCAGTTGCCGCGCCTGACGGCCGGGCCGTTCCGCTACGCGACCCGATCCGACAGCTACCTGCGGGCCGCGCGGCGGCACGCCTCCGTGCCGGTCAAGCAGTCGGTGATCGCGCCGTCCGCGCTGAGCCTGCTCTACCCCCAAAACGGCATCCACGGGTACGACCGTGAGGCGTTCCTCGACGACCTGGTCGACGAGGCCGAAGCCGACATCCGCGGCGCGCTCGACGGCGGGGCACACACCGTCCAGGTCGACTTCACCGAGGGGCGGCTGTCCATCAAGCTGGATCCGAGCAAGGGCGTCCTGGACTCCTTCGTGGCGCTCAACAACCGGGTCCTCGACCGCTTCACACCGCAGGAGCGGGCCCGTATCGGCGTGCACACCTGCCCCGGCGGCGATCAGGACTCCACGCACAGCGCCGACGTCGACTACACCGAACTGCTGCCCAGCCTCTTCGCCCTGCGCGCGGGCGCGTTCTACGTCCAGCTCGCCAGCGAGCCCGACCCGGAGCGCGTGCTCGCGGCGATCGCCGCCCACGTACGGCCGGACCAGCGCGTATTCGTCGGCGTGACCGACCCGATCGACCCCATCGTGGAGACCCCCGAGCAGGTCCGCGACCGGGTGTTGCGGGCCGCCGAGCACATCCCGCCGGACCGGCTGGGCACCTGCGACGACTGCGGCTTCGCGCCGTTCGGCGACGACGTGTCCACCTCACGAGACATCGCCTGGGCCAAGATACGGGCCCGGATCGAAGGCACCGCCTTGGCGGCCGAACAGTTGGGAGCGTGA
- a CDS encoding M20 family metallopeptidase, translated as MIDRLGELVGCESPAGSMSHLAACADLLAGWGAAVLGAPPQRVVRDGLPHLLWSVPDQRVLLLGHFDTVWPAGTIRSWPFAVNGTVATGPGVCDMKAGIVQMFTALGLLASTSRVGVLLTCDEEVGSGTSRALIERQARRSGAVLVCEPSTPEGHLKVARKGGSVYRLTVHGRAAHAGVEPHRGVNATVEAAHQVLAVRALAAPSEGTSVTPTMIAAGTTTNTVPERATLTVDVRGWTRAELDRVDREIHCLTPLLPEAGLTVDGTVNRYPMTPDLALPLLDLARAAAKDIGLPPPEGAHAPGASDGNFTAALGVPTLDGLGAVGGGAHARDEYVDLSRLPERAALLAGLIERLLAEPRWPAVSPP; from the coding sequence ATGATCGACCGACTTGGCGAGCTTGTGGGGTGCGAGTCGCCGGCGGGTTCAATGTCGCACCTCGCCGCCTGCGCCGACCTCCTGGCCGGATGGGGCGCGGCCGTGCTCGGCGCGCCACCGCAACGGGTGGTCCGCGACGGGCTGCCCCATCTGCTCTGGTCCGTGCCCGACCAGCGGGTGCTGCTGCTCGGACACTTCGACACGGTGTGGCCGGCCGGCACGATCCGGTCGTGGCCCTTCGCGGTGAACGGCACGGTGGCGACCGGCCCGGGGGTGTGCGACATGAAGGCGGGCATCGTGCAGATGTTCACCGCCCTGGGCCTGCTGGCCAGCACCTCCCGGGTGGGCGTGCTGCTCACCTGCGACGAGGAGGTGGGCTCGGGCACCTCGCGGGCGTTGATCGAACGTCAGGCGCGGCGCTCCGGCGCGGTCCTGGTGTGCGAGCCGAGCACGCCGGAGGGGCATTTGAAGGTGGCGCGCAAGGGCGGCTCGGTCTACCGCCTCACCGTCCACGGTAGAGCGGCGCACGCCGGGGTGGAGCCGCATCGCGGCGTCAACGCCACGGTCGAGGCCGCCCACCAGGTGCTGGCCGTACGCGCGCTGGCCGCCCCGAGCGAGGGCACGAGCGTGACACCCACCATGATCGCCGCCGGTACGACGACGAACACGGTGCCGGAGCGGGCCACCCTGACCGTCGACGTACGGGGCTGGACGCGGGCCGAGCTGGACCGGGTGGATCGGGAGATCCACTGCCTGACGCCGCTGCTGCCGGAGGCCGGGCTGACCGTCGACGGCACCGTCAACCGGTACCCGATGACGCCCGACCTCGCGCTGCCGCTGCTCGATTTGGCACGGGCGGCCGCGAAGGACATCGGTCTGCCGCCGCCGGAGGGCGCGCACGCGCCCGGCGCCTCGGACGGCAACTTCACCGCCGCGCTCGGCGTACCCACACTGGACGGTCTGGGCGCGGTGGGCGGCGGGGCGCACGCCCGCGACGAATACGTCGATCTGAGCCGGCTGCCCGAGCGGGCCGCCCTGCTCGCCGGGCTGATCGAACGGCTGCTGGCGGAGCCACGCTGGCCCGCGGTGTCCCCGCCCTGA
- a CDS encoding carboxylate-amine ligase, giving the protein MTIHWPRLGVEEEFLVVDPVTREVTPGAAAVVSEAERHLGTRVCGEITKLQVETRTAACHTTVDLHAQLVEARSALASAAAAEQLRVMASGSPVLGRAIPPPMTEGPRQDRGNAMFRGLHDELSICAVHVHVESPDRERAVRISNHLRPYLPTLIALTANSPYWAERDTGYASWRTMTWHRWPVAGPPPYFTSADHYDGLVDTLLDAGALVDKGTIFWDVRLSAHQPTLEVRASDVPVSAAESAALAALVRGLVVAAGRAVDAGDPGPQVQPELMRLAYWRAARDGFGGCGVDVHSGQLKPAAELAHRLLDVARPALADMGDLDRVSEWLRQLGSEGDGATRQRRVAARAGGLTDVVDHLVARTAAREESTKP; this is encoded by the coding sequence ATGACCATTCACTGGCCGCGACTGGGTGTGGAAGAAGAGTTTCTCGTCGTCGACCCGGTGACGCGAGAGGTGACACCGGGCGCGGCGGCGGTCGTGAGCGAGGCCGAGCGGCACCTCGGCACCCGGGTGTGCGGGGAAATCACCAAGCTCCAGGTGGAGACCCGGACCGCGGCCTGTCACACCACTGTGGACCTGCACGCCCAGCTGGTCGAGGCCCGCTCGGCACTCGCGTCGGCCGCCGCGGCCGAGCAGCTGCGGGTGATGGCCAGCGGCTCGCCGGTGCTGGGCCGGGCGATCCCGCCGCCGATGACCGAGGGGCCGCGGCAGGACCGGGGCAACGCGATGTTTCGGGGCCTCCACGACGAGTTGAGCATCTGCGCCGTACACGTGCACGTGGAGTCGCCCGATCGCGAGCGCGCGGTGCGGATCAGCAACCACCTGCGGCCGTACCTGCCGACGCTGATCGCGCTCACGGCCAACTCGCCGTACTGGGCGGAGCGCGACACCGGCTACGCGAGTTGGCGCACCATGACCTGGCACCGCTGGCCGGTCGCCGGACCGCCGCCGTACTTCACCTCCGCCGACCACTACGACGGGCTCGTCGACACGCTGCTCGACGCGGGCGCGCTGGTGGACAAGGGCACCATCTTCTGGGACGTACGGCTGTCCGCGCACCAGCCCACGCTGGAGGTGCGGGCGTCCGACGTACCCGTGTCGGCGGCGGAATCGGCGGCGCTGGCCGCGCTGGTCCGCGGGCTGGTCGTGGCGGCCGGCCGGGCGGTCGACGCGGGCGACCCGGGACCGCAGGTGCAGCCCGAGCTGATGCGGCTCGCGTACTGGCGGGCCGCGCGCGACGGCTTCGGCGGCTGTGGCGTCGACGTACACAGTGGACAGTTGAAGCCGGCGGCGGAGCTGGCCCACCGGCTCCTCGACGTGGCCCGTCCCGCGCTGGCCGATATGGGCGATCTCGACCGCGTCAGCGAGTGGCTGCGGCAGTTGGGCAGTGAGGGCGATGGCGCGACGCGGCAGCGCCGAGTCGCGGCGCGGGCCGGTGGGCTGACCGATGTGGTCGATCATTTGGTGGCGCGGACCGCGGCGCGGGAGGAGAGCACGAAACCGTAA
- a CDS encoding nitroreductase family protein encodes MIPVRSVRPSPLASVHAAEGFAARMALRRSVRDFSPDPVPEGVVEAAIRAAASAPSGANVQPWRFVVVTSPARKRRLREAAEAEEREFYSRRAPAEWLDALAPLGTDWRKPFLEVAPVVIVVFEVHQGPHSPKPYYVKESVGIAVGLLIAALHHAGLATLTHTPSPMRFLNEVCDRPPEERPYLVMPAGYPAPDARVPMVSRKPLDEVMVRC; translated from the coding sequence ATGATTCCTGTCCGGTCCGTTCGGCCGTCCCCGCTGGCGTCGGTGCACGCCGCGGAGGGCTTCGCCGCCCGCATGGCGCTGCGCCGGTCGGTGCGTGACTTCTCGCCCGACCCGGTGCCCGAGGGCGTGGTCGAGGCGGCCATCCGGGCCGCGGCGAGCGCCCCGAGCGGCGCCAACGTGCAGCCGTGGCGGTTCGTGGTGGTGACCAGCCCGGCCCGCAAGCGCCGGCTGCGCGAGGCCGCCGAGGCGGAGGAGCGGGAGTTCTACTCGCGCCGGGCACCGGCCGAGTGGCTCGACGCGCTCGCTCCGCTCGGCACCGATTGGCGCAAGCCCTTTCTGGAGGTCGCGCCCGTCGTCATCGTCGTATTCGAGGTGCATCAGGGGCCGCACAGCCCCAAGCCGTACTACGTGAAGGAGTCCGTGGGCATCGCGGTGGGGCTGCTGATCGCGGCATTGCACCACGCCGGCCTGGCCACGCTGACCCACACGCCGAGCCCGATGCGCTTTCTCAACGAGGTCTGCGACCGCCCGCCGGAGGAGCGGCCGTACCTGGTGATGCCGGCGGGCTATCCGGCGCCGGACGCGCGGGTGCCGATGGTGTCGCGCAAGCCGCTCGACGAGGTCATGGTCCGGTGCTGA
- a CDS encoding NAD(P)-binding domain-containing protein, translated as MTLERESEPGGFFAQYPRHRRLISLNKVHTTSTDPEIKLRWDWNSLLNDAPELSFPKYSTEYFPHADDLVRYLADFQRIHALNVRYRTAVERIGRDEDGFAVHTADGVWRARCLVVATGWGRPYVPPIRGIEHAIGYEDMEVEPKAYAGQRVLIIGKGNSAFETAAAIFGHAAMVHLASRQPLRLAWNTKHPGDVRGQYGAILDSYQFKTLHSVLDCTIDEIRPVNDHFEVDITYTHADGERALLEYESVLRCTGFRMDTSLFEPHCQPEMIRDDRMPGLRPDWQSSNVDDLYFAGTIAQARDVKHASSPFIDGFRYNLRTFTQLLRERYDGVPLAYDEVPAEPDALTTVTLDRLNWSSALWTQFEYLCDAFVFDPVTGRFRHYRDLPEDYAVSRFAGSSHYYTAALRWGRDDYADVFAIERHPQPGRARESAFIHPVIRRYRGADLVAEQHLLEDLLAEWRRPDRHVEPLREFFLKDLSTGP; from the coding sequence GTGACGCTCGAACGCGAAAGCGAGCCGGGCGGTTTCTTCGCCCAGTACCCGCGGCACCGCCGGTTGATCTCGTTGAACAAGGTGCACACCACCAGCACCGACCCGGAGATCAAGCTGCGCTGGGACTGGAACTCGCTGCTCAACGACGCACCGGAGCTGTCGTTTCCGAAATACAGCACCGAATACTTCCCGCACGCCGACGACCTGGTCCGCTACCTGGCCGACTTCCAGCGGATCCACGCGCTGAACGTGCGCTACCGGACGGCGGTCGAACGGATCGGCCGCGACGAGGACGGCTTCGCGGTGCACACCGCCGACGGCGTGTGGCGCGCCCGCTGCCTGGTCGTCGCGACCGGCTGGGGCCGGCCGTACGTGCCACCGATCCGCGGGATCGAGCACGCCATCGGGTACGAGGACATGGAGGTCGAGCCGAAGGCGTACGCGGGCCAGCGGGTGCTGATCATCGGCAAGGGAAACTCGGCGTTCGAGACCGCGGCGGCGATCTTCGGCCACGCGGCGATGGTGCATCTGGCCAGCCGCCAACCGTTGCGCCTGGCCTGGAACACGAAGCATCCCGGCGACGTACGCGGCCAGTACGGCGCGATCCTGGACAGCTACCAGTTCAAGACCCTGCACTCCGTACTCGACTGCACGATCGACGAGATCCGCCCGGTGAACGACCATTTCGAGGTCGACATCACCTACACGCACGCCGACGGCGAGCGGGCGCTCCTGGAATACGAATCGGTGCTGCGGTGCACCGGCTTCCGGATGGACACCTCGCTCTTCGAGCCGCACTGCCAACCGGAGATGATCCGCGACGACCGGATGCCCGGGCTCCGGCCGGACTGGCAATCGTCCAATGTGGACGACCTCTACTTCGCCGGCACCATCGCGCAGGCCCGCGACGTCAAGCACGCCTCGTCGCCTTTCATCGACGGTTTCCGGTACAACCTGCGGACGTTCACGCAGCTGTTGCGCGAGCGCTACGACGGCGTGCCGCTGGCGTACGACGAGGTGCCGGCCGAGCCGGACGCGCTCACCACCGTGACGCTCGACCGGCTGAACTGGAGCTCGGCGCTGTGGACCCAGTTCGAGTACCTGTGCGACGCCTTCGTCTTCGACCCGGTGACCGGCCGCTTCCGGCACTACCGCGACCTGCCCGAGGACTACGCCGTATCGCGCTTCGCGGGCTCGTCGCACTACTACACGGCGGCGCTGCGCTGGGGCCGCGACGACTACGCCGACGTCTTCGCGATCGAGCGGCACCCGCAGCCGGGGCGGGCCAGGGAGAGCGCGTTCATCCATCCGGTGATCCGCCGCTACCGGGGTGCCGACCTGGTCGCGGAGCAGCACCTGCTGGAAGACCTGCTGGCCGAGTGGCGCCGGCCGGACCGGCACGTCGAGCCGCTGCGGGAGTTCTTCCTCAAGGACCTCAGCACCGGACCATGA